The sequence below is a genomic window from Caloramator mitchellensis.
CCGACCGCATTGTCTGTTGCGTAATTTGATTCTGAAAAAAATAGCCTTCCCTCAAACTTTCCCTTAAAATATTTCTTTAAAAAATTGCTTGAAGAAACTCCTCCAATTAAAATTATAGGTAAATTAAAGTCATTAATCAAATTATTTATTAATTTTTCTAATGTCTTTGCTACACACATCATAGCCGCAAAGGATATTTCCTCTTGATTATAACCATTCTTTATCATGTTTAATCCATTTGTTTCCTGACCTGATAAATTAAAATAGTAACCATCTACTCGTGACGGTATTCTCAAATCCTTTTTAGGAGCAGACAAAGCCAAATCGTCCATAGTCCTGCCACATGGAAAATTAATACCAAGTTCAACACCTAATCTATCTATAAATTGTCCAAAACTTATATCCCTTGTTCCGCCAATTAATTCTATCTTATAGTCTAAATATTTTTTTACCATTAATACTTCAGAAGTTCCACCAGAAAGATGAAGAGCAATAAAGTCATTGTAGTTAAAACTAATTGATTGAAGTGCCGATTCAATATGCCCTTCTTGATGTGTTGTTAAAAAAAGTGGAATAGATTTTGAAATTGAAATTACCTTTGCAAATCTTTCGCCTGCAATAAAAACTGGCATATACGAATTATCCTGAGGTCTTGGTTTTACGCTTACGCAAACAGCTGCTATATCATTAATATTTATTTCGTCCAAAATATCTGGCAAATTATTAACATGCTGAAAAAGGGCTTCAGATTGCCTCAAGCCCTTTTCACCTCTTTTAACATCTAATATTTTTCTTTTATCATAGATTATGCCATTTTCATCAACAACAGCAATGGATGTTGTATAATTGCTTGTATCAATACCCAACACCTTTTGCATAGTATTATAACTCCTCTATAACTTTACCTAATATGCCGTTTATAAAAGCTGCAGAATTATCTGTTCCATATTTTTTGGCAAGCTCTATAGCTTCGTTAACAGCTACAGGATTTGGAACATCTTCTCTTTTTAGCATTTCGAATATTGCTAATCTCATTATTGAGATATCAACCTTTGCAATTCTATTGAGTTTCCAGCCCTGAGCATATTTTTCTATGTAACCATCTATAATATTAAGATTCTTTTCAATTCCACTTATGCAATCTTTAATATAATCAATATCATCATTGCTAAACTTAATTTCATTGTTTTCATAAAAATCATTAATAACTTCTTCAGCTGAAGATTGACTTATTTCCATCTGGTAGAGCAATGTCATTGCCTTTTCTCTTGCATTTTTTCTACTCATGATCATTCCTCCAATGTATTATTTCCACTTACTAAATAGCAGATTCCCAAAAAATTCGGATAAATCCTCATTATTGTCAATTTTTCTACCAATATAATACCCAATATAAGAACAAATTAATATAAATATTGTCTTAAAAAATCCTATTAATAAAACAAATAGTGCAAATAATAAACCTATTGCGCAGCCTAACGATTTGCCTCTATTTTGATTAACAAAGTTAATTAAGTATTCCTTCCACATCATAGCACCCCTCATTCCATTTTAAGCATAGTTCCGGATGCAATGTCATCAACCAATACCTTTACCTCTCCAACAGGAATTTCTGCAATCATTTCAATATATGATTTTACATTCTGTTGAATCTCCTTTACCAAATTAGGTATATTTATATCTGGAAACACCAACATTTTAATCATTATATTTATATTTTGTTTACCTGGTCTTACAAATACCTTAATATCCTTTATTCCCTTTATGTTGGAAGTTGCCTTTAAAACAAGTGCTTTTACTGCTTCATTTGTAATAACTATCTCTCCATCAGATGTATATTTAACAATTCCAGCTTTATTAGAAGTGTCTGTTTTTAGCAATCTAATTACAAAATAAATATTAATAGCAATTAATGCAAATGCAATTATATCAAAAATATATGAACCAGTCAAAGAATAATAATAATTGATTTGTTCTTGGGGTATAATCCCTTTAATTGCCAATAATGCCACAGTAGTAGCAAAAGCCAAAAAAACAAAATAGAGTGTAAATAAAAACTTCTCAAATTTATTCATTTGTAACACCCCTTGTTAAAATTTAAATTAACCCTCTGATTACAGAGGGTTAATTTAATGATTATTTCTTTACCTTTTCTTCGTCCTTAACTTCTTTTTGGAAGTTTACTCCTTGAACGTGAACATTTACTTGGGTAACAGTAATCCCAGTCATAGTTTCAACTGAAAGCTTTACCTTCTTTTGAACTTCTTTTGCAACTTCAGGAATAGAAACGCCATAATCAACAACAATATTTGCATCTATCAAAACTTCATTTTCTCCTAATTGAACCTTTATACCCTTAGCAGGAGATTTTACACCTACTTTTTCCAGCATATCGCCTGTAAATCCACCAGTTAAATCAGCAACTCCTGAAACTTCATTAACTGCCATAGATGCAATAAGCGAAATTACTTCAGGTGCTATCTTTATCTGCCCAAATTCATTTAAGTTCATTTCTCCTTCCACAGTTTACACCTCCTGTCTCGTCTTTTCTTATCATTAGTTTATTACTAAAATTTGAAAAAATCAAGCATATTTTATTTTTGCCTTACTGTAATTCTTGAAGGAGAAATTCCCGTCGTTTTTACAACAATATCCTTAATTTGGTTAGCATCTTCGCTTGTCAATGAATTGTCTGTTTTGACTACAACCTCAACTCCATTATCGTCTATAAAACATAGACTATCTTCAAATCCCTTTTCCTTGACAAGAGTTTCAATCTTATTTTCTTTCAAAGCTCTATCGTTTAATTGCATTAATTTAGTTGTGGCTGCATTCTTGGCAGTTTTAGTAGCATCTTGGCTTGAAATTATCTTTTCTAATTCTTGTTTTACTACATCCCTTTCCTGTTGTCTCTCAATTCTACTTTCAGCAAAATAGTTAGTAACTTCCTTTGTTTCCACATTCTTCCCAATAGTAGTTAAATTTCCTGAGTCATTAAACTTTTTTGCAAACCAACCAGAAAATGCAATTAATACGATAAGAACTGCGATTATTGCAGTTTGTCTTTTTACATCAGACATAGTCCCCCTCCTTTAAATTTAAATCTAATAAATTTATATGTTATAAACTTAATTATTATAATTAATTTTTCATAGGTAGTGCCGAAACTTTGTATGATGGAACATTCAGCAGTGTTTTAACAGCAGTAATAATCTGCTCTTTAACCATGGGATTTTTAGCTCCTTCAGCAACAACAATTACACCACCAATATTAGGATTAATCTGTTTTATTATTAAAGGTTTATTTGAATTTCCTTCGTTAAGCAATACAACGTTTATGTTTTTGTTATTTTCTGTAGTTATCCTGTTCCCACCTTGATTGTCCTTTTCTTCAATCTTTCTTGTGCTGTAGTTTTCGTTATATGCTGGAACTGTAGCACTGCCTCCCTCAAAATAAATCATAACACTAACTTTCCCCACGCCTTCAATTTGTGAAAGTATTTCAGTAAGTTCTCTTTTAATCTTTTCTTCATAGGAAAAAGTTGGGTTTAATGCTTCGCTGCTTACCTCTATAACAGACTTTTCTTCCTTCTTCTTTTTATCTGAAATCTTTATTTGATTATATGTATCAGCAATAATCATAAGCAAAATACCAACCAAAATTACTATCAATACATTAAGAACTATCTTTTTTGTATCCTTAGGTAGCTTATCCATAAATTTTTTAAAATCCATATTCACCCCTCACCTTTCAAACTCAATCGTATTTTCCCCAATACCGTAATTCTCCTTCAAAAACTTTATCACGTCCATATTTCTAATCTCAAATGAAGCTTCATTTTTATTGCTTCCAATTACAACCTTTTCAATTGACTTGATATTGTTTTTCGAGTTTAAGCTTAATACTATTCGTTCAATCTTGCCAAACCCAACGCTTTTCATATTTTCATTTACTTGAATTAATAATACATCATATTTGTTATTAAAATTCTGATCTATCTCATTTTCAAGATTGTTCTTCAAATTCATCTTAAATTGATTTATTATTTCTTTATTATAATTATCTTCTATTTTAATAGATTCCGTAGAACCCTCATAATAGCTTATATATTTATTAATAGAATTGCTGATATCAATTTCCTTACCAAACATATTAAAAACAGGTATCAAAATAGTTATTAATACAATTAAACCTAAAACAAATTTTGCATATCTCTTCAAGCTATTTGACGGCAATATAATTTCTACAAGAGTTATAAAAATATAAACGCTTACAATAAGTTTTACCCAGGAACTTATAAAATTAATCATATAAATCACCCTACATTCACAATAACCTTACCAGCTGATGCCAGAATTGTTATCATAATAAAGAACATTACAGCCACGGAAAGAACTGATGCAAATATTATTAACATTGTTTTTCCTGAAACGCTTAATGGTTTAACTATTTTATCATCGACTATTGGTTCTAATATAACGCATGCGAATCTATATATTAAGCTTAATACTATTATTTTAATTAAAGGAAATATACAAATGCCTATTATTATAAACAGTCCAAATATGCTTACTGCATCCTTAAGTATAAGAGAATAGCTTGCGACAGTAGTTACTGCATCCGATAGTGCTCCTCCAACAATTGGAATAAATTTGTCAACAGCAAATTTAGTGCTCTTTATAGCTACTTCATCGAATGTATTTGCTGTAATACCTCTTACAGTAATAATTCCAATAAATATTGTCATAATAAAGCCTAATAGCCATTGATTAATTGTATTTATAAATTCTCCAAGTTTAGAAATCTTTATATCATCGCTTAAATTATCAATCAGAAATACGACTACAGCTATTATAGTTATTGGAAGTATTATATTTTTAATAACATCACTTGAAAATTTAATAAAAAACATCAATATTGGGTCTAAAGTTGTGGCAGTTGCAATGCTTCCAGTCCCAATCAGCATTGTTATTAATGCTGGAATTAAGGCGTTCATAAAATTGACCATGTCATCGATTGCCCTATTGGCTACTGCTATTGCATATGTAAAAGTTCTTATAATTATAATTGTAACTATCAAAAATATTGCATAGCTGCTAAGTTTTGCAATGTTGTTGTCTTCAAAAGCGTTTTGCAATGTATGTATAATTGCCGAAATTATTCCAATTGCAAGTATTTCTAACAGCAGTTTATAATTTAAAATTATTTCTTTAATAGAGAATTTAGCTATATTGATTATCATTTCTTTGAATGTTATTTTTAACGACCCATTACTCTTATAATTTTCAATTAAAGATTTAAGGCTTATATCTGGAAAATATTCATAATTTTGCTTTAAGTTTTCAGAAATTCTTTCAATTGAGCTAAAATCAAATGTTGGGTCTTTATTCATCGAATAAACAACAGTATTTATGCTTATTAGAATCAATAATATAAAACTTACCTTGTATTTCATTTTACTCACTCACCCTATGGTAAAATTTTTATAATTAAATCCATAACAGCCATTAGAATTGGAATAGAGAGTATTATAATTAATATCTTGCCTGCAAATTCAATCTTGTTGGCAAGGGAACCTTGTCCTGAATCCTTACATATTTCAACTCCAAATGAAGCTAAATATGCTATCCCGATAATTTTAAATATTATATTCAAATACGTGTAATCGATATTAGCTTTTATTGCTATTTGCTGCAATGCTTGGATAACAAGAGTTAATCTTGAAATCATAAAAAAGAATATAACAAGACCAGTAACCATGCTTATCTGTATTGCAAGTTCGGGCTTTTCTTCCTTAATAACCAGTATTATTATGGTTGCAATAAAAGCTATAATAATTACTTTAGTAATATCCATTTAATCACCCTCTAATATTGAAACATCGACTTAACTGTGTCAAACAATTTGGCTAACATGTTTAAAGTTAAGAACAAAACAATAACTATACCAGCTAAGGTTGTTAGTGTAGCCATATCACTTTTGCCCTGACTATCAAAAATTTTATCAAGTATTATTATTAAAATGCCAATTAAACCAATTTTAAAAATAATATCAACATCAACCATAGTGCACCTCCTAAAATAACATTACAACTATTACAACGCCAAAGGAAAAACCAAGATACTTTATGAGTTTGTCGTTTGACTTTCTTTTTGCATCAACTTTCTTTTCTATATCCTCAAGCTTTTTTATTGCAATATTAAAATTTTTCTTTTGACCTTCAAAATCACTTGAACCTATTCCTTGAATAAAATTTTTAATGACTTCAATTTCCTCTTCATCGAAATAAAATTTATCTTTTGTCTTATCATAGCAATCGATAAAGGTATCATAAATTGTATCCATCCTATGTTCTCTTAATTCTTCAGAGATATCCATAAAAAGGTTCCTTAATGGACCGTTAAATTTATTTCCTACTTTATTGAAAGCAATATATAAGGGTTCCGAAGAATAAATTATTTCGCTTTCAAGCTGATTTAAAGCAAATTGTATATCTCTAATCTGTTTAACTTTTTCAGAAAAAATCCATGATATGTAAAATCCCATAAATGTTGTTGCAACAATAATTAAGAAACTTCCTATAAGCTTTAAAAACATTCCTCCACCTCCCGTCAAATATCAATAATTTCTTCTATTGTTCCCGGTCCCTTGTTTCTATTCAAAACTATTGCCTTTCTAAATGTATTGTTCAACATATCCCTAAACCCGTTCCTATTCATTACTTCATCCAGATTCCTTCCATGTGCAGTTGCTATTATTTTAACGCCGACATTCAGAGCATCTTCTATAGCTTTTGCATCCTCAGGTCCTCCAA
It includes:
- the nusB gene encoding transcription antitermination factor NusB, with translation MSRKNAREKAMTLLYQMEISQSSAEEVINDFYENNEIKFSNDDIDYIKDCISGIEKNLNIIDGYIEKYAQGWKLNRIAKVDISIMRLAIFEMLKREDVPNPVAVNEAIELAKKYGTDNSAAFINGILGKVIEEL
- a CDS encoding DUF2273 domain-containing protein codes for the protein MRGAMMWKEYLINFVNQNRGKSLGCAIGLLFALFVLLIGFFKTIFILICSYIGYYIGRKIDNNEDLSEFFGNLLFSKWK
- the amaP gene encoding alkaline shock response membrane anchor protein AmaP, with protein sequence MNKFEKFLFTLYFVFLAFATTVALLAIKGIIPQEQINYYYSLTGSYIFDIIAFALIAINIYFVIRLLKTDTSNKAGIVKYTSDGEIVITNEAVKALVLKATSNIKGIKDIKVFVRPGKQNINIMIKMLVFPDINIPNLVKEIQQNVKSYIEMIAEIPVGEVKVLVDDIASGTMLKME
- a CDS encoding Asp23/Gls24 family envelope stress response protein, whose protein sequence is MEGEMNLNEFGQIKIAPEVISLIASMAVNEVSGVADLTGGFTGDMLEKVGVKSPAKGIKVQLGENEVLIDANIVVDYGVSIPEVAKEVQKKVKLSVETMTGITVTQVNVHVQGVNFQKEVKDEEKVKK
- a CDS encoding SpoIIIAH-like family protein codes for the protein MSDVKRQTAIIAVLIVLIAFSGWFAKKFNDSGNLTTIGKNVETKEVTNYFAESRIERQQERDVVKQELEKIISSQDATKTAKNAATTKLMQLNDRALKENKIETLVKEKGFEDSLCFIDDNGVEVVVKTDNSLTSEDANQIKDIVVKTTGISPSRITVRQK
- the spoIIIAG gene encoding stage III sporulation protein AG: MDFKKFMDKLPKDTKKIVLNVLIVILVGILLMIIADTYNQIKISDKKKKEEKSVIEVSSEALNPTFSYEEKIKRELTEILSQIEGVGKVSVMIYFEGGSATVPAYNENYSTRKIEEKDNQGGNRITTENNKNINVVLLNEGNSNKPLIIKQINPNIGGVIVVAEGAKNPMVKEQIITAVKTLLNVPSYKVSALPMKN
- the spoIIIAF gene encoding stage III sporulation protein AF, whose protein sequence is MINFISSWVKLIVSVYIFITLVEIILPSNSLKRYAKFVLGLIVLITILIPVFNMFGKEIDISNSINKYISYYEGSTESIKIEDNYNKEIINQFKMNLKNNLENEIDQNFNNKYDVLLIQVNENMKSVGFGKIERIVLSLNSKNNIKSIEKVVIGSNKNEASFEIRNMDVIKFLKENYGIGENTIEFER
- the spoIIIAE gene encoding stage III sporulation protein AE, whose protein sequence is MKYKVSFILLILISINTVVYSMNKDPTFDFSSIERISENLKQNYEYFPDISLKSLIENYKSNGSLKITFKEMIINIAKFSIKEIILNYKLLLEILAIGIISAIIHTLQNAFEDNNIAKLSSYAIFLIVTIIIIRTFTYAIAVANRAIDDMVNFMNALIPALITMLIGTGSIATATTLDPILMFFIKFSSDVIKNIILPITIIAVVVFLIDNLSDDIKISKLGEFINTINQWLLGFIMTIFIGIITVRGITANTFDEVAIKSTKFAVDKFIPIVGGALSDAVTTVASYSLILKDAVSIFGLFIIIGICIFPLIKIIVLSLIYRFACVILEPIVDDKIVKPLSVSGKTMLIIFASVLSVAVMFFIMITILASAGKVIVNVG
- the spoIIIAD gene encoding stage III sporulation protein AD, which translates into the protein MDITKVIIIAFIATIIILVIKEEKPELAIQISMVTGLVIFFFMISRLTLVIQALQQIAIKANIDYTYLNIIFKIIGIAYLASFGVEICKDSGQGSLANKIEFAGKILIIILSIPILMAVMDLIIKILP
- the spoIIIAC gene encoding stage III sporulation protein AC — its product is MVDVDIIFKIGLIGILIIILDKIFDSQGKSDMATLTTLAGIVIVLFLTLNMLAKLFDTVKSMFQY
- the spoIIIAB gene encoding stage III sporulation protein SpoIIIAB; the protein is MFLKLIGSFLIIVATTFMGFYISWIFSEKVKQIRDIQFALNQLESEIIYSSEPLYIAFNKVGNKFNGPLRNLFMDISEELREHRMDTIYDTFIDCYDKTKDKFYFDEEEIEVIKNFIQGIGSSDFEGQKKNFNIAIKKLEDIEKKVDAKRKSNDKLIKYLGFSFGVVIVVMLF